atttttgttaatttcgaGATGTGGACACGTGTACAGTGGGGATTGATGGATCTTTTTTTTGGCAGGTTTGGATAGGGAGGAGAAAGTGATGGCTTTGGGCTCAAGAAACTTTTTCCTGTGCCAAAAAAAATCGGGGATGGACGGGGCGAGTTGTAGCAGCGGCAGTGGAGGATTGACAACGACGTCGTCTCCGTCGTGTTCAAAAGAAGTGGAAAAGGAGGTTGCTAAGAGTAACGGCGTTGGGATTCGTCCTTGGCTAAAATTCATGGATTTCTTGCTGTGAATAATTAACTGGCCGATGATGCTGCCGGTTAATTAACAGTAATGAAGACTATTATTAATCCCCTTTCAATGCAATTTGTGCATGTAAAAATAGGTGTTAAGGCCAGTAGTTGTGTTTGATGGGTAAAAATTAGAGTAAGAGATTCTTGCATGGATCGAGTAGAAATGTACGAGTGGTAGACTCTTTTACCTTTCCTGCGTATGTCTTGTTCGTTTTGAATTAATGGAATCTGTACACTACTTTAGTATTCCTTGTGTTAACGGTAGGGGTGaggaaaaacacacacaaaatttattaaacttagaaagctagtttttttaaaaaataattgaaaaaactgtattgtggaaaaaaaataattaaaattttttaaaaattaatcaacttggtttgattttataagtttgaatatgaaaatattaaaccgaattcaaaacgaaaaaaaaaaaagaaccgaactaaaaaaaattggtttttatattaaataatcgAAACAAAACTGATTAGATTGaactgattttgattttaaaataaaatcaatttaattattttttttatataaaaaccaaatccaacCTAATTAACTGTTTTGGTACTTGGAGCTTCACTGTATGTTTAATATTCTGTAACGATGGTTTCACAATAATTGCTAATGCGTTCTTTTAGTTCAAGAGtgaaaaatttgaaaacaaattattattttttctttaaaatgattttatccttttgttttcaatggttttgaaatcttaatataaataataaattaaaaaaaatatcaccttgatatatttttaaataaaaaatattttaaaaattaatcattatatactctaaattaatatttgacagtgtagttaaaaatatatttttaatacggTGCttgtctttaaaaaattaaattagtattttttttattttaatattatattatcaaaattattgaaaaatattcaaataaacatgattatGAAAATGCCAAACTGGAGAAGTCTCGTCTTTGGTTCTAAATTGTAAATccatagataaataaataaataaaaaagagctgaatttttatttatttatgcttaTGATGAGAGAAAACCTAAGAAATCAGCGTGTTAGTCCTGCAAGGATTGGTAACGTAAGCTATTTATGAAATTGGGATTAATATTTGTACTGCCTTATCAACAAGCACGTATTTCTCATTCAAAATGTGAGATATACGTGTGATGGAAATACACAACACCGATATTTCAAATGTCACGTTGATAGATAATGAGATGAGAAATGTCAAGCAGTTTGAAACGCAGCCTTCGAGTGCACAAACGAGTGTAccgtttggcattgtgtttgtaactgcgtttcattaaatttaaattttttttttactaaaattgagtgcggtttatattttttggatcgttttgatgtgctgatgtcaaaaatgatttttaaaaaatgaaaaaacattattggcatgtatttcggcacaaaaagctatttgaaaaccgcccgcaaccacactgtcaaacatgCTCGAGCAGATATGCATAGAGGAGGCAATTACCctcttaaaattttcaattattcattttaatcctttaattttatatatcttttcagATGTTTACCTTCATTTCTTAGAAGCTCTTTAGGGTTTGCCCTCCTACCTTTCAATCCTAGCAATAATTATCAAATTCGGACTGTTGACAAGTTATTGACCTGAAAATCGAGCAACTTAAAGTCCTAATTAGGTTTGAAGTAGGTAAAATACAGGCTTGCAGTTAGCCCTGTAAAACATGGACGACCGGTCAGCCCTAAAATCACATAGGCCTTGCTCTTTGTGTAAAGGGAATCAATCTAAGGTTTTTctatcattcaattcaattttcttatatattaattacaagCCCATATCGAAATATATAAACACTGAAAGAATTTCAATGTGGGATCGGAGATTCCAATATCTTTTATCCGTATAAATTTGCTTGGGAGCATTCCAATATCTTTTGTAGACGGCCAGTATGCAATAAAAGACTACGACAATAGAAAAAGATCAGATTTGCACAAACGTTCATGTATTTACAGCCATGAGTGAAAGCAGAATATATAAATACCAGTATTCTGACGAGTCCATAATTGAAAACTCCAACCTCCAACAGGATTGTCCCACAAATTGACAAGGGAAGCTGCCTAGACATGGACTGGCATTAGCTTGGGGCTAACAGGGCCTTGTAAATGGCTTTCTTCATCAAGTAAATCAATGGAATCTTGTACTTTTTGCTGTAATATCAAGTTTTCACTTTTTCAGTCCAATCGAGCAGATCAAAgtcatgaaattaattaatgtgttgAAATATCTAcccagaaaaaaatattttacgtgTGGTCAATGCAGAAATGGTCGGTTATCCTTACAGATTGAGATAATGCTgcaatctctcttttttattgttctttataTAGTACAATATTAgtcttctttaatttctttatttaattcgGCGTGAAGTTGTTGTACAGCAGgagataagaaaaagaaataaattatgtggGCGTGTCTGTATGTGCTGTTAGCTTGTGTATGGAggaaatagaattgaaaaaaaaaaaagagtatctCCAGTCAATCCACAAATCATATAATgaacttgaattaattatttttattaaaataaaattgtttattttttaaattcttatgaAGTTAACTTAACTATGTTAGGATTAATACTGGGATTTTatcgaattaatattttttttaatttaatttgaaaaccaaaactattttaataatcaaacaccatcttcatttctctctccatTGCAAGAAACCAGTTGATTAAGCATGATAACTACAGTTAAGCCATCGATATAACAATACAAAAacgattaatattttatattttagtgtgCTAATAATCGATTTAAAGattacaatataaaatttaatttagaagtCATCATTGTTGTTGGAACatagcaaaagaaaatatctGATTGAGTGGAGCCTAAAGGGATAGCTGAGGTTGCTTGATGATTAAGGAGGCGATAAATAAAGTTTCGTTGAATAATTTCTCaagtttttttccataaaaatgtTGTTCGGACATAGCCTATTGCCCACAGATTGTTGTGTGCGGGGATTTGAGGATATTTGAGctgttattattagtttttgaaaaatattatatttgactATTTTAGGGTAGCTTTAATTGTTAATGGTTGTGAAAGGTTACTAGTTTGTTTCTCTCGTAAAACTGGAAGTAATTCTTGATTGGAAACTCGAGTATCTCATGCAATAAagttaaacaaaacaaaactcttATAAACTGCTTTAATTTGTTTGTGTTGAGGATGCATCAGTGCTGTTTTGTTCGCAGAGGTTGGATCGAAATATTAGGACTGGGTTTGGGGCTGAAATCACTCTCTTCTTGGGAAGTCAGAGACAGTTAATCCCTTCTACAGGGAACATATTTTCGATGTTAAAAAACCTTGCCTTGTGCTGCTTTCTAATGAACTAACTGGGTGTGCAGGATCTCTGGATCAACAAAAGGATCGTAGGGCCTTAAACGCATAAGAACAAATCCCAGAGTTCATAAAGACTGGAAATCTTAAGAGGCAGCACTCTGTCTGCACTGACATAATGCAAAACTGGAAATTTGAGGAAACGTGTTGGACTCCGGTTCATGATCAAAGGCAAAACCCACCTTGTGGCCTATCTTTCAAcgttaaaatcaacaaaattcaataaatcttGTTCCAAAAACCTTCCCTTCCACTTTTCTAAGCAATGCCGTTGATATTTCTCTTGATCCTTTAAATCAACCAGATGGTTTGTGCCTTTGCCTCTTTGACTACATTTGCTGTTTATTACATTACTGCTGCCAACTCGAGTTGTTATTGATTCATACCTGTGATTACTTTTTCCTGGGCACTTTGTTAAACAATTAGTGAGCATCCTCTCATTACTTAATGACACTCCTGTCATTTTCTAGtgcttatttctttttcttagcatCAGTTGCCTATCCTCAAGTTTTTTAAGTTTCTAGGCTTGCAAAATGATCCAGTTCACAACAAAACATTGTATATAGCAAAAAGCAGAACATGACTTGACTAGAAATTCAAGCAGACTCAAAAACACATGTTCCCAGTCAAATCATTGTAGTCATCCACAATTTGTACCCAGTCAACAAATCCCAGAGTGAATCAAAGGAAACCATTGTTGAATACAACAATGGTGCATCCGAACAAATTAGATTTATTGGAACAATTAAAATTGCTTACTGCAGCGTAAATGCTTGCATCCTCAATATGGAACTTCAAAATGGCTAGACTAAGAAACTCATTCTGATGGCCTTTGCCCCAAAACTGGAATGTCCTCGTAACGTTTCTGCAGTAAAATGAAACATGTCAATGGGGTTCAAGGAACAAACCCAACAGATAATGAAAATAACGTTTACGACAAACTTAAATTGAGCAGTAACATTTGAGTTTGGCTCTTCAAGGGGTTCAAATGGAGAGAAACCAATTCATTAACTAAGAGCATTTACAGAATGTACTCTGAGATTCTGAGACTGAAGCAGAAGCAACAACTGATACTACTTAACTGAAGATGGCGTGGCAGTACAGCCAAAAATCTTATTAGTATAACGAGGAGAATTGTTTTGGATGAAACAAAGGGTCAATATTATAACCACATAATCATagatttcaaaggaaaaaatcaaCCATGATTGCCTTAAAAGCTGGCTCTTGTCATCACTCCAAAAATCTCTTGCATCAAGACTTATCAGAGGCATTGTTCCAAAACGTTTCCAACTAATCCACAAGGAAATGAATGTGACACAGTTATAACAGTTAGATTGATTAGACTAAGATCACAAACACCCCATCTTAACTATTGACTGCAAGAGACACTACCTTGgctagaaaagaaagaaacacgaaattctatatatatgtaGATATCTATTGATTGACTTTgcatttgatattattatataaaagcaTAGATAGGAGCAGTTTATGCTGTTCACTAGAATGGTAAAGAAATAACTGCATTTGTGTATGTGCgcaaactaaacaaatatacaAGCACATCATAGCAGATATAATACCCCAACATTGTTGTGCTCCCATAGTTTACGAACTCCATAATCCACAGCCTGCACGTATCCACAATATTAACcaggataaaaaaacacattcaactaaaaacaatcacaaaataTAAGTCAGCCATTTGAAGAAATTGATTACGCATGAGTATTCACTTTACAGGTAAGCAACGCTTAAATTGATTATGTTGGaaattcttttttgttgctTTAGCCTGATAATcaacaaagaaattttttaaaagcatcaaTAAGTGCAACTCAAGTAGACGAGCCCCTTCCGTATtcaaaagatgaaaacaaaatttcccACCTCATTAGATTACAGGTTTGTTAAATAAACTTGATATCTCAGTGAGAGGGAGTCACCCATCACCACTCTTCTTTCCTTCATTTCATTTCCAGATCCAACCGTCAATAAGCTATACAGCAAATAGAAACTCGTTTGTATTCTCTATAGATTGGCTGGCTACCCCGAAAGATTTAAAAGATGCAACATGCGAATcctactagaaaaaaaaaagttcccaACTTCGACAAATATTCAGTTTTTGAGTCATTGCTTCCTATAATCCTGAGAAACAGAATTCTAATAACATTACTCATCGATTTCTATTTCCCGAATTCCCCCAGCAATTAGAAAGAATTTATTTGAATCGAAATGCTCGGATAAGCCAAGGCATCTGTCTGTTTATTTAGTCtaagaataattataataaattcttcAACTAATTTATAAgcaatcaaacataaaaaaaaaaacctaaaatgaaAAAGCTTACCCGCTCACCGGCAAAAGCGCCGGCGATGACGAAGGTAACGTAGATGGAGTTACGGCGCATAATCAACTTGTAGAGACCTTCGAACACGCCTCCTCCATTTCTCCGTGCTGTGTAATCcatctcttttcctctttcaaGATCTACTCCCTTTTTAGGGTTTCCAAATCACAAAATTCCAATTTACTccgcaaataaataaaattaaacaaatgatcggatatatgaaaaaaatattattaataccTCAGAAAAAACTAAATCGCGAAACGGTGAGACAGCAGCAATCCACGTTCGGGTTTGACGGCTGAGTCGGAGAAATGAGGAGGAGGTGAAGGAGGAGGAAACgtgattaattaatcaaagatGGGCCTGGTGTGCTATTATACAGTCTGCGAAGTCGTTTCGGCTATCGAGATTTATATGGGCCGAAAGTAGAGTAGAAAGTAATCATATGTAAATCATGGGCCTTAACAAAGCCTATGAAATTGGCCTGGTTGTGCTCCTATACAGTCTACGACGTCGTGTTTTCCACCAAGATTTATATAGACCGACTGTACATTAGAAATGTAAACAGTGGGCCGGAATAAAGCCTATGAACTTGGCCTTCAACCGACAAACCTAACAGAGGCAGCTGAAACGCACTTTTGTTTTTCCCCCACTTTTCTCTTGAAAAACCCTAATTCCTTCCTCGCGGCAAGCTGCATATAAAAACCCTTTAAACCCTTCCTCGTCTCCGCCTCTTTCATTCTCATAGCTCCCACCCAGAGCCTCTCTCAATTTCAAAGCCCAAAACCCTTGAAACCCTCTACTCTCATTAAACATGTCGTCCATGGAGTTCTGGGGTAAGCAGCTCCTTACTCTTCTTGTTATTAGaattaagatagttttttttttcagcgtTCACTCTCTTTGATTCTGTACTTTGACTAGTTTAACGTTTAAGTGTTTTTAATGTTCTTTTTCCtgattttattctaaatatttacaTCCCCTTCTTATGTATTATGTCAGCGATTGTTTATTCCTTTTCCTTCTGTGTTCCTTTATGTCGTTGtttagagcttttttttttcaatgttttttgtgGACTGTTCTGTATTTtctgtttggtttggtttggttttgttttattttctgttttgtaGCTTGAAGAggtgtgattttgtttttgtaaacaGATACATTTCTgaatgtgtttgtgtgtgtggtATGGTAATAGAAGGAAACTAAGGAAGGGGAAAGATAAGAATAATGCTATTAGTGTTTGTGTAGCTAATAACTATGGTTTTGCTCTTactgttttcattattttcgtGCTAGGTTTTGTGCTTTGTGAGTTCCACAATGGGTCGGAGTTAGATTGCTTGTCAGATTATTCCActttttgttggattttctCTAATTGCCTTAATTGTGTGCTTTGATGAACCACGATAATTACTAGCTAAGTAATAAAATCTTATGCAagtgggttttattttttaaatgcgt
The DNA window shown above is from Populus trichocarpa isolate Nisqually-1 chromosome 4, P.trichocarpa_v4.1, whole genome shotgun sequence and carries:
- the LOC18097992 gene encoding cytochrome b-c1 complex subunit 9, mitochondrial; protein product: MDYTARRNGGGVFEGLYKLIMRRNSIYVTFVIAGAFAGERAVDYGVRKLWEHNNVGKRYEDIPVLGQRPSE